In Caproiciproducens sp. NJN-50, the following are encoded in one genomic region:
- the rfbC gene encoding dTDP-4-dehydrorhamnose 3,5-epimerase — protein MTLLPTDLLDVYLLEPKVFGDSRGWFMETWSARELEQAGLRYVFVQDNQSYSAKKGTLRGIHFQEGEVAQAKLVRCGRGAVLDAAVDLRKGSPSYKKWIAVELSAENKRQLLIPRGFGHGFLTLTDDVEFLYKEDNFYCPEADRNFLWNDSEIGIDWGIQTPVLSEKDAKAPRFCDCGANFIYQPERRD, from the coding sequence ATGACTTTACTGCCTACCGATCTTTTAGACGTCTACCTGCTTGAACCGAAGGTTTTCGGCGACTCCCGGGGCTGGTTTATGGAAACCTGGTCGGCAAGGGAACTGGAACAAGCCGGTCTGCGTTACGTCTTCGTGCAAGACAACCAGTCTTATTCTGCGAAAAAAGGAACTCTGCGCGGCATTCATTTTCAAGAAGGAGAGGTGGCTCAGGCCAAACTGGTTCGCTGCGGCCGCGGCGCTGTCCTTGATGCCGCGGTCGATCTGCGAAAAGGATCTCCCAGCTATAAAAAATGGATCGCAGTGGAGCTTTCGGCGGAAAACAAGCGCCAGCTGTTAATTCCCCGCGGCTTCGGGCACGGATTTCTTACTTTGACCGACGACGTAGAATTTTTGTATAAGGAAGACAATTTTTATTGCCCGGAAGCCGACCGCAATTTTCTTTGGAATGATTCTGAAATCGGCATTGACTGGGGAATTCAGACTCCTGTTTTATCAGAAAAAGATGCGAAGGCGCCAAGATTTTGTGATTGCGGCGCCAATTTCATTTATCAGCCGGAGAGAAGGGATTGA
- the rfbB gene encoding dTDP-glucose 4,6-dehydratase, with amino-acid sequence MKIAVTGGAGFIGGNFIRYLLKNHPQDEVVCFDALTYAGNLESLGDILERPGFTFLRGDITNRSEVDSLFEKERPDILVNFAAESHVDRSIQNPGLFLQTNTVGTGILLDACRKFGIERFHQVSTDEVYGDLPLDRRDLFFTENTPINTSSPYSASKASADLLAMAYHRTYQVPVTISRCSNNYGPYQFPEKLIPLMIANALQELPLPVYGKGANIRDWLYVEDHCSAIDLILRKGKAGEIYNIGGHNERANLQVVKAVLRELDKPESLIRFVTDRPGHDLRYAIDPTKIHRELGWLPTTKFEDGIHTTIEWYLHHKTWREHIATGEYRDYYEKWIETGDCR; translated from the coding sequence TTGAAAATCGCAGTAACCGGAGGGGCCGGATTCATCGGCGGGAACTTCATCCGCTATTTGCTGAAAAACCACCCGCAGGATGAAGTCGTCTGTTTTGACGCGCTGACCTACGCGGGAAATCTGGAATCGTTGGGGGACATCCTCGAACGACCCGGTTTTACCTTCCTTCGCGGCGACATCACAAACCGCAGCGAAGTCGATTCGCTGTTTGAGAAAGAGCGGCCTGACATTCTCGTGAACTTTGCCGCTGAAAGCCATGTGGACCGGTCGATCCAAAACCCGGGGCTCTTTTTGCAGACCAATACGGTTGGAACCGGCATACTGCTGGACGCCTGCCGCAAATTCGGCATCGAGCGGTTCCACCAGGTTTCGACCGACGAAGTTTACGGCGATCTGCCGCTAGACCGGCGCGACCTGTTTTTTACAGAGAATACTCCCATCAACACATCAAGTCCTTACTCCGCGTCAAAAGCCTCCGCCGATCTTTTGGCGATGGCTTATCACCGCACGTATCAGGTCCCCGTCACCATTTCCCGCTGCTCCAATAATTACGGGCCCTATCAGTTTCCGGAAAAACTGATTCCGCTCATGATCGCAAACGCGCTTCAGGAGCTGCCTCTTCCGGTCTACGGAAAAGGCGCGAATATCCGTGACTGGCTGTACGTGGAAGATCATTGTTCCGCCATCGACCTTATCCTTCGAAAAGGAAAAGCCGGCGAAATTTACAATATCGGCGGTCATAACGAGCGCGCAAACCTTCAGGTTGTAAAGGCGGTTCTCCGCGAGCTTGACAAACCGGAAAGCCTGATCCGGTTTGTCACAGACCGCCCCGGCCACGACCTGCGGTACGCCATCGACCCAACTAAGATTCACCGGGAACTCGGCTGGCTGCCAACGACAAAATTTGAAGACGGGATCCATACAACCATAGAGTGGTATTTACACCACAAAACATGGCGGGAACACATCGCCACCGGAGAATACCGCGATTACTACGAAAAATGGATCGAAACAGGTGATTGCCGATGA
- the rfbD gene encoding dTDP-4-dehydrorhamnose reductase, whose translation MKITVTGVKGQLGYDVMKVLHQRGDDAVGVDIDDFDITDSSAVLSFLESGRPDAVIHCSAYTAVDRAEENEKLCRAVNVDGTCNIAAACKKIGAKMVFLSTDYVFEGTGTQAHEVDDKKAPPNVYGRSKLEGEDAVRKILARHFIVRTSWVFGKNGNNFVKTMLRLGKQGGEINVVNDQVGSPTYTADLAPLLRDMIDTEKFGTYHATNQGYCSWADFAMEIFRQAGYPTKVNFVPSSLYPTKAKRPLNSRLSKKSIEKAGFHLLPAWQNALARYLKEIKELP comes from the coding sequence ATGAAGATCACAGTGACCGGAGTAAAAGGTCAGCTTGGCTACGACGTTATGAAAGTTCTGCATCAGCGCGGAGACGATGCCGTCGGCGTGGATATCGATGATTTTGATATCACGGATTCTTCCGCCGTATTGTCCTTCCTTGAATCCGGACGCCCGGACGCCGTGATCCACTGTTCCGCTTACACTGCGGTCGACCGCGCGGAAGAAAACGAAAAGCTCTGCAGGGCGGTCAATGTCGACGGCACCTGCAACATTGCCGCTGCGTGCAAAAAGATCGGCGCAAAAATGGTATTTCTCAGCACAGACTATGTGTTTGAAGGGACTGGCACTCAGGCTCATGAGGTTGATGACAAAAAGGCGCCCCCTAACGTCTACGGCCGTTCCAAGTTGGAAGGTGAAGACGCCGTCCGGAAAATCCTGGCCCGGCACTTCATCGTCCGCACTTCGTGGGTGTTCGGCAAGAATGGGAATAATTTTGTAAAGACAATGCTCCGGCTTGGAAAGCAGGGCGGAGAGATCAACGTGGTGAACGACCAGGTTGGTTCCCCCACCTACACTGCCGACCTCGCTCCCCTGCTCCGCGACATGATTGACACTGAAAAATTTGGGACATATCACGCTACAAACCAAGGATACTGCAGCTGGGCGGATTTTGCCATGGAGATTTTCCGACAGGCAGGCTACCCGACAAAGGTGAATTTTGTCCCGTCATCTCTTTATCCCACAAAAGCGAAGCGGCCTTTGAATTCTCGGTTGAGCAAAAAAAGCATTGAGAAAGCAGGATTCCATTTACTTCCCGCCTGGCAGAACGCTCTAGCCCGGTATTTGAAGGAGATAAAAGAACTTCCATAA